The genomic stretch GGTTTAAAGTTGCTGTCATTCCCTTGACCTATGCCGAGACTAATCTGCGATACTTACAGCCGGGTAGCCCTGTCAATTTAGAAGGGGATGTGTTGGGTAAATATGTAGAAAAGTTTTTGCGTCTAGGACAACCCGCAGCAGAACCTCTAGCCTCGCTCCAGACAATGAGTGGCGTGACCGATGGCTTTTTAGCAGAGCACGGATATTTGTAGGGGCTTAGAAAGTTCCGGGTCAAGTTTACGTCGATCTGTTTACGTTGATCTGTGTGCGTTGATCTACTATTTGATCCTGATGTGTCTGTAAACAGTAGAAGAATAACATAAGACCAGGCATCAATCTAAGCGGTACGGTCTTTTAATTCTGATGCGTGTGGGCTTCATTAAGTTGAATTGCCCCTGATTTTATCTGCGTCATTGAGCACCACACCGATGCTCTCTGCTCTTACATTGGTGAACCATGATTAGTGTGATTACCCCTGTCTATAATGGCGATCGCTTTATCGAATCTTGCATTCATGTGGTGCTTGATCAAGCCTGCCCAGACATTGAGCACCTCATAATCGATGGGGGTTCGAGCGATCGCACTGTAGAAATTATTCAGCGCTATGCCGCCCAATACTCTCACATTCGATGGGTTTCAGAACCAGATCGCGGACAATCTGATGCGATGAATAAAGGCATTAGTATGGCTAAAGGCAAAATCATCGCTATGTTAAATGTGGATGATTACTATGAGCCAAATGTTCTTAACCACATTAATGAACTATTTGAACATCTTCCAGAACCTAGCTTACTCGTGGGGAACTGCAATGTTTGGGATGATGCTGGACGTCTTGGCGGAATCAATAAACCTACAAAATTACAGTTTAAAGAATTACTTTTAGGAATGGATATTAACCCCTTTCCGATTAATCCTTCCGCATATTTTTATCATGCTTCACTGCACCAAAAGATTGGACTCTACTGTGTTGATGAACATTATGCGATGGACATTGATTTTCTTTTAAAGGCAGTGCAAAAAGCAACTGTCAGGTATGTTGATGAAACTTGGGGAAACTATCGTCAAATTGCTGGAACTAAAACAGTTACCGACTGTCATAACGGTGGCAATCAACCTCGCTTGCGTCGCGTCATGCGTACTTATCGCAAGCAACTTCCGTGGGCTCAACGAATGCAAGTAGCAGTCAAATTTGAGGGATTGCGAGTTCGTCAGAGCGTTGAATATTTCTTTCGGCATCCGAACGAGATTTTGCCAAAATTAAAGGCAAGACTGGGCTAGTTCTTCTGGAATTCTGTTTGGAGTTAAATTAGCAATGTTTTCAAAATCACCTCTAGTTAGCATTCTGATCAATAACTATAACTATGGTCAGTTTTTAGATGCTGCGATCGCCAGTGCGCTCAATCAAACCTATCCTCATACTGAAGTAATTGTGGTTGATGATGGCTCTACTGATTGCTCTCCAGAAATCATTGCGAACTATGGCGATCGCATTATCCCAATTTTAAAAGACAATGGCGGACAAGCCTCTGCCCTCAACGCGGGTTTTGCAGCCAGCCTTGGTGAAATTATTTGCCTGCTTGATGCTGATGATTTGTTTCTGCCCCATAAAGTAGCGGAAGTTGTTGATTTGTTTCAAGCACAAACCCATATTAATTGGGTTTTCCATGAGTCAATGGCAAGCCAATCGACAGAAATTATTGACACAGAGGCTTCTATTTTATTTGAGCGAGCGACTCTACAAAATGCTCATCAGTCGTCTCAAACGATGGATTTTAGAAACAATATTCTCAAAGCTCAAATTCCCGACTTTACTCCTTCGACCTCTAACCTCTGCTTTTCACGAGAATTAGCTGAGAAAATATTTCCATTGCCCGAAGTGAAAGGGTTTTCTGGTGCAGCCATCAATGATTTTTATATTAAATACATTGCTGTTGGGCTAGAGACAGGCTGTACTTCTAAAAAAAACTTAGGCGTTTTTAGAATTCACTCCAGCAACGCTTTTTCAACCCAAGGATTTTCTAGAAAAAGAAAAGTTTATGCAGAAATGTATCTCATGACGGCGTACTGGATGCGCGTTAAATTTCCAGAATTTTCAAAGCTAAGCCAAAAGCTATTTTCTAAAGGGTTAGCAACTTACTTCAAAAGTAAGGGCGATGATTTGGATTACCAAAAAGTGATTCGCCAGTATTTTGCCATGGCTTCTTACCCAGAAAAATTTGCGGTGGGTTGGAAATCGATGTATTACTTTGTCAAGTTGGGTTTTACAAGTTTGGTCTGAAAAATTTGCACTAGAACATACCTTGTTAGCCATGTCTATAAAAATAAATTCTAGGGTCAGCATCATTATCAATAATTACAACTACGATCGCTTTCTTGATGAAGCGATCGCTAGCGCCCTGGATCAAACCTATCTCTTTACCGAAGTGATTGTGGTCGATGATGGTTCTACCGATTGCTCCCGCGAAATAATTGCCCGTTACGGCGATCGCATCATTCCTGTTTTAAAGGAAAACGGTGGACAAGCTTCTGCCTTTAATGCTGGCTTTGCGATTAGCCAAGGTGAAATTATCATTTTTCTTGATAGTGATGATGTGCTGTTGCCTCAGATTGCCCAACAAGTTGTCGAAGCTTTTCAGCAACAACCTGATGTTGCTAAAGTGCAATATCAGTTGCAAGTGATTGACGGTGATAGTCGTAAAACTGCAAAAATTATTCCCGAAAGCCGTTACATGCCTAGTGGTAACTTGCGATCGCACATTGTCAAGTTTCATTCCTATGGCTGTCCTCCCACGAGTGGCAATGCGTTCTCAGCAGCAGCACTCCATCGTCTTTTGCCCATGCCTGAAACCGAATACCGCATTGTGGCAGACGAATATATTAACAACTTAGTCCCTTTATTAGGCAAAGTTGTTTCCTTGCATCAAGTAGGCGCACTGTATCGAATCCATGGCAACAACAACTTTTGTAAACCCATTCAGAGTATGGAAGAACCAGAACGTCTCCGCCGCAACTTGCAGGTTAATTTAGAAACCCGCGATCGCCAGAAAGCTCTGTTCAATCAGCTTTACTCGCCTCCCCTACAAAATATTGGAGCCTGGGAAATTGCCTACCTCAAAACCAGAGTCACCTCTTTAAAGCTCGATCCACATAACCATCCATTACCCGCCGATCGCCTGCTCTTGCTGTGTCTTAAAGGTTGTATTGCTGCATTCATTTCGCCCCATATGCGCTTGCGTGGTCGATGTTTGTTTATATTCTGGTTTTTAGTAATGTCAGTGATACCTGCCTCTAAGGCTAAATCATTCACAGAAATCCTCCTTTATCCTGAAGAGCGTAAGCGCCTAGTGGAGAAAATTATTCATCGATTTCGTTCAGTGGAGGTATAGACTCTTGCTCGTCAGCATTATTATTAACAACTATAATTACGATCGCTTCCTTGTTCAAGCAATCGATAGCGCCTTATCCCAAACCTATCCTCATGTTGAGGTAATTGTGGTTGATGATGGCTCTACCGATCAATCCCGGTCGATTATTCAAAGCTATGGCGATCGCCTGATTTCCGTCTTTCAAGAGAACGGCAAACAAGGTGCAGCCTTTAACAGTGGCTTTGCTGCTAGCAACGGCGAAATTATTCTTTTTCTAGACTCTGACGATTACCTTGCTCCCTACGCGATCAAACAAATTGTTTCGAGATGGCAACCCAATTTCGCCAAAATTCACTATCGTCTTGAAGTGGTCGATGCTGAAGGTCAGCCTTTAGGCACAGCCGCACCTCCTCACGGTCAACTCCTTGCCCAAGGGGAATTGTGGCGCACCTTATTGGAAGAAGGAACTTACACGGGTGTTTCTACCAGCGGCAATGCCTTGAGCCGCCAAGCCCTCGCTCAGGTTATGCCTATTCCTACTGACTACCGCACGATCGCAGATGATTATTTATCTAACCTCATTCCGTTCTATGGAGAAGTAGGGGCAATTCAAGAGACACTAGCTGCCTACCGGATTCATACCACTAACCAATGGGCATTAACGACTGTGAATGGCGATCGCTTTCATCGCTTTGTTCACCACGACCTGCAAAGCCGTAACTTGCTTGCTCAAAAAGCCAACGAGCTAGGGCTGCCTCTTCCCTCTGATTTTGACTTAAGATTTCATGGTCACCTGTGGTCGCGCATTGCGTCCCTTCGGCTTGACCCCGTTGATCATCCTATCCCTGCCGATCACCCCCTGCAGTTAATTTATTGGGGAATGCGATCGCTTTGGAAATACTCGCAGTTCAGCCAAAATAAAAAACTAGCCTATAGCCTGTGGTTCCTTTGGGTTGGGCTTTTACCTCTGCCCCTCGCCAAAGTTGCTATCACCTGGCTGTTTGTGCCTTACCAGCGTCCTAAGTTCATGAATCGATGGGTATAACGGGCAGGTCCATAGCAGAAATCTGCTCAATAAAATCTGTAGTGCCCCCAAAATGCGGGAAAATGTAAAGCTGCTGTGATTGAGAGGAAACTATGCTGAAAGCGGCGGACATTATGACCAAAAACGTGGTCAAAATCCGGGGATCTGCAACCGTTGCAGAAGCCGTACAACTGATGAAAGAAAACGGATTGCGGGCGCTCATTGTCGATCGCCGCCATGATCAAGATGCCTATGGCATGGTGACCGAAACAGACATTGTTTACAAAGTGACTGCTTTTGGCACCGACCCAAAGCGGGTCAGAGTTTATGAAATTATGACCAAGCCCTGCATTGTGGTCAATCCCGACCTGGGCGTAGAATACGTTGCTCGCTTGTTTGCCAATACCCGCATTCGCCGTGCTCCTGTCATTAAGGGCGAGCTTTTAGGGGTTATTTCGATTACCGATATTTTGACCAAAGGCGACTTTGTCGAGCGACCTAAGGAAGTAGTGCTTGAACAACGCATTCAAGAAGCGATCGCCCGTGCCCGTGAAGTTTGTGCTAGCAAAGGCACCAATTCCCCTGAATGTGCGGTTGCCTGGGACGAAGTAGAAGAACTCCATGCCGAAGCTGCCCACCAAAAAGCCGAAGTTCCGCAGCAAAAAAAGACCCCCTTTGAAGAGTACTGCGAAGAAAATCCAAATGCTTTAGAAGCAAGAATTTACGATTCTTGACCTGCTCTGTACCGCCAGGAATAGAAATTCTTGACTGAATCAAGCTCGTGTCAAGCCACTAAATTATTTAATTTCAGCAAAGGGGCGAAGAGAGAAGACAATGAGTCTTCCCTGTCGCCCCTTCTCTCTGTGCAGTAAAACACGGATGATAGATTAATTCATAGGATAAAGCTCGCTAGAGTCTTGGCGATAGCACTGTCTCTAGTGAGAAGACAAAGGGATTTTGACCATGATTACTGTTCTGATTTTGTTGGTGGCGTTAGGAATACTGGGTTGGGGCTTGTATCGCGCTCAGCCTATGGGCAAGTTGGGGCTTTTGGCTTGGCTTCAGTCGGTGGTGCTGATGTTGCCTTGGCTACTGTTTTTCGGGTTATCGGCTGCTGGAATTTACATGAACTTAGCCGCAGTCTTGTTCCTGCTCGTCGCTTCAACGGTTGTTTACATCGTTCTGGGGCGGCAGTTACGGGCGATCGCCAGCCAATCTCCTACCGATTCATCTGCTTCGCCAGATGTGTCCAAAATTTCTATAGAACCCGCTCCAGTTCTCCAAACGCCTTCTCCAGAACTGGCTGAAGCCATTGCTATGCCCGCTGAAGATGTGCAGCTAGTACGAGGCATTTTTGGTATTGACACGTTCTTTGCTACCGAAACGATTCCTTACCAAGATGGCGTAATTTTTAGAGGAAATTTGCGGGGAGATCCGCACGCTAGCTATGAGCAGTTGTCGGCAATGCTCCAAACCCGATTAGGCGATCGCTACCGTCTATTTTTAGTGGAGGGTGAGGATAGAAAACCTGTGGTCGTCGTGTTGCCTAGTAGCAACGATCCGAAGCCAACCACCCTGACTCAAGCTTTGCTTGCAGGAGTGCTAGGGCTAGCCACGATCGCCAGCAGCCTGGAAACCGCAGGCATTTTGAAAGGCTTTGACTTTTTTAACCAAACCGAGCGATATTTGGAAGTATTGCCCATCAGTGCGGGTATTCTGCTAATTTTGGCGGCTTATGAACTCGGGCGGCGCTGGGCTGCTCGCCAGCAGCAAGTTCGCCTCAGTCCACCCTTTTTTATTCCCGCTATACAGATTGGCTCTTTTGGTGCATTAACTCGGTTTCAAAGCTTGTTGCCCAATCGTTCAGCCCTGTTTGATATTGCTTTTTCGGGGCCAGCGGCAGGTGGACTGCTTGCCTTGGGTATGCTAGTAGCGGGCTTGGTGCTGTCCACCCCGACCAGCCTATTTCAAATTCCGGCGGAGTTCTTTCAAGGCTCAATTTTAGTGGGCACATTGGCACGGGTCGTTTTGGGTTCTGCCTTGCAACAGCCTGTGGTTAGCATTCATCCCCTGGTTGTCATTGGCTGGTTGGGGTTGGTAATGACTGCCATTAACCTAATGCCCGCAGGACAGCTAGATGGAGGACGCATTGTTCAGTCTATCTACGGGCGCAAAACAGCCGGCAGAACGACGGTGGCAACGTTGATTGTGCTAGGAATTGTCACCTTGGCGAATCCGTTAGCGCTTTATTGGGCGATCGTGATTCTGGTTTTGCAACGGAATTTAGAGCGCCCTGCTTTAAATGAACTGGTTGAACCCAACGATACTCGGGCGGCTCTAGGTCTACTGGTCTTGTTTTTGATGGCGGCGACGCTACTTCCTCTCACACCGGGTTTAGCAGGTCGGCTGGGTATTGGTGGTTAATTTCGG from Timaviella obliquedivisa GSE-PSE-MK23-08B encodes the following:
- a CDS encoding glycosyltransferase yields the protein MISVITPVYNGDRFIESCIHVVLDQACPDIEHLIIDGGSSDRTVEIIQRYAAQYSHIRWVSEPDRGQSDAMNKGISMAKGKIIAMLNVDDYYEPNVLNHINELFEHLPEPSLLVGNCNVWDDAGRLGGINKPTKLQFKELLLGMDINPFPINPSAYFYHASLHQKIGLYCVDEHYAMDIDFLLKAVQKATVRYVDETWGNYRQIAGTKTVTDCHNGGNQPRLRRVMRTYRKQLPWAQRMQVAVKFEGLRVRQSVEYFFRHPNEILPKLKARLG
- a CDS encoding glycosyltransferase — protein: MFSKSPLVSILINNYNYGQFLDAAIASALNQTYPHTEVIVVDDGSTDCSPEIIANYGDRIIPILKDNGGQASALNAGFAASLGEIICLLDADDLFLPHKVAEVVDLFQAQTHINWVFHESMASQSTEIIDTEASILFERATLQNAHQSSQTMDFRNNILKAQIPDFTPSTSNLCFSRELAEKIFPLPEVKGFSGAAINDFYIKYIAVGLETGCTSKKNLGVFRIHSSNAFSTQGFSRKRKVYAEMYLMTAYWMRVKFPEFSKLSQKLFSKGLATYFKSKGDDLDYQKVIRQYFAMASYPEKFAVGWKSMYYFVKLGFTSLV
- a CDS encoding glycosyltransferase is translated as MSIKINSRVSIIINNYNYDRFLDEAIASALDQTYLFTEVIVVDDGSTDCSREIIARYGDRIIPVLKENGGQASAFNAGFAISQGEIIIFLDSDDVLLPQIAQQVVEAFQQQPDVAKVQYQLQVIDGDSRKTAKIIPESRYMPSGNLRSHIVKFHSYGCPPTSGNAFSAAALHRLLPMPETEYRIVADEYINNLVPLLGKVVSLHQVGALYRIHGNNNFCKPIQSMEEPERLRRNLQVNLETRDRQKALFNQLYSPPLQNIGAWEIAYLKTRVTSLKLDPHNHPLPADRLLLLCLKGCIAAFISPHMRLRGRCLFIFWFLVMSVIPASKAKSFTEILLYPEERKRLVEKIIHRFRSVEV
- a CDS encoding glycosyltransferase; translated protein: MLVSIIINNYNYDRFLVQAIDSALSQTYPHVEVIVVDDGSTDQSRSIIQSYGDRLISVFQENGKQGAAFNSGFAASNGEIILFLDSDDYLAPYAIKQIVSRWQPNFAKIHYRLEVVDAEGQPLGTAAPPHGQLLAQGELWRTLLEEGTYTGVSTSGNALSRQALAQVMPIPTDYRTIADDYLSNLIPFYGEVGAIQETLAAYRIHTTNQWALTTVNGDRFHRFVHHDLQSRNLLAQKANELGLPLPSDFDLRFHGHLWSRIASLRLDPVDHPIPADHPLQLIYWGMRSLWKYSQFSQNKKLAYSLWFLWVGLLPLPLAKVAITWLFVPYQRPKFMNRWV
- a CDS encoding CBS domain-containing protein, whose product is MLKAADIMTKNVVKIRGSATVAEAVQLMKENGLRALIVDRRHDQDAYGMVTETDIVYKVTAFGTDPKRVRVYEIMTKPCIVVNPDLGVEYVARLFANTRIRRAPVIKGELLGVISITDILTKGDFVERPKEVVLEQRIQEAIARAREVCASKGTNSPECAVAWDEVEELHAEAAHQKAEVPQQKKTPFEEYCEENPNALEARIYDS
- a CDS encoding site-2 protease family protein, producing the protein MITVLILLVALGILGWGLYRAQPMGKLGLLAWLQSVVLMLPWLLFFGLSAAGIYMNLAAVLFLLVASTVVYIVLGRQLRAIASQSPTDSSASPDVSKISIEPAPVLQTPSPELAEAIAMPAEDVQLVRGIFGIDTFFATETIPYQDGVIFRGNLRGDPHASYEQLSAMLQTRLGDRYRLFLVEGEDRKPVVVVLPSSNDPKPTTLTQALLAGVLGLATIASSLETAGILKGFDFFNQTERYLEVLPISAGILLILAAYELGRRWAARQQQVRLSPPFFIPAIQIGSFGALTRFQSLLPNRSALFDIAFSGPAAGGLLALGMLVAGLVLSTPTSLFQIPAEFFQGSILVGTLARVVLGSALQQPVVSIHPLVVIGWLGLVMTAINLMPAGQLDGGRIVQSIYGRKTAGRTTVATLIVLGIVTLANPLALYWAIVILVLQRNLERPALNELVEPNDTRAALGLLVLFLMAATLLPLTPGLAGRLGIGG